AGGGATGGTCAAAGCCACCGGTGGCCTGGAGTTCCTGATCCTTTCAGCATTCCAGCGAGTAAAGAAGCTATCGAAGGCATTTTTCATGTCTGTGGGCGAGCCGGGCCTGCTAAGGATTTGCTCGGGGGCCACTTGCTTGCTGGCTACCCTAGCCTCGGCAGCGGTCTGGTCTTCCACCGGCATCTGCGTTGTAACCTCTTCCTGGATTACCTGTTCTGTAGTGGTCTGCTCGACGGCCGTTGTGGTCTGGACTGGCAGTTCGGTTGTTGCCGCCGGAGTTTGTTCTTCGACAACTGTCTGAGTTTCAGTCGTTTTTTCTGCGACCATTGGTTTTTGGGCCCTCTCTTCGGGCATAAGTTTTTCCGTTTCTGTGGCCGCCTTCTCCTGAGCCGGTTTTTCCGCTGCCACAGGTGACGGCTCAGCCTTCTTTGCCGCTGCCACCTTGCGCAGGCGCATGCGTGGTCGTGGCCGTGCAATCCGCTGGGTCGGTGACATCGGGGCTACAGAGTTCCTTCGGGCCTCGGCCATCCAGAGCTGATGATAGTTCTCGTACGCTGCTGCGATGTCATGCACAGGCTGGACATACCTGAAAGCCGtggcctccgccgccaccaccagtgTCCCCACCACTGCCCAGCACACCAACACCTGCaagaaaaataacatacaaaTTACGATTATCATGTTTATCCTTTAAATCTCCTAAAGACTTGTCAGCTAAACTATGGCTCCGCATGAGCAGGGCAGAAGGCTGAACCTTGCGCAACACGCAAACACTATAGGACGAAAAATTAATCAGTGAAAAGGGCAACTCACATCAACAATTCGTTCAACTATTGTCACCCGGTCCCGAGCGACTTTAAAACTACATACTAAAAATCCAGTATAATACCACATCAAGTTTACACCTTGAAATAATAACGACTATTCTTACTAACGATAACTACAATGAAAACAAAGCACAAAAATCCCCACTTATTTTTATAACTTCACACAATTACCCATGAATGTTGTGACACAAGTACTATGGCGTATATATCTGAGTTGAATTTAGGTCTTAGAACAACACCCAGGGCCACGACTCGCCGGCAGCCACACGGAGGCGGTACTCACAGTCGTTCTCATCCTGCTGTTTTGGACACACCCAGTCGACAACCACTGTCGGGCGGGGCAGAGCCTTTTATATGTCGCCGCAGCCCAGCCTGACCGTGCGACCTTTCTCTCCGTTACACTCGACCGCAGGTAAGCCCTGAAAAAAGTAGTTACGCACAAACTGAGGATAACAGAAAATGTCAGGGCCGCTCTCCCGGGCGGGTAAGGAACATGCCCAGCTGGGAGTGGCCGTTCCTTCATGCGAAGGTGGAggcagatgtggtggtggtggtggtggtgggggaggcgatgattatggtgatggttgtggtgatgacggAAGAGACCGAGACTAGATACATACTTGTTAGAAATACGACACCTCTCCTAATCGACTTTCTCGCATTCTAGagtgattgttttttttcttcttttctttcaattgaataacccccccccctctctctctctctctctctctctctctctctccgtcaatcACTCTCTCTATTCGTCAATCaactagtcagtcaatcagtatgtCAATccatcagtctgtctatctatctatctatttatctatctatctttctatctatctatctttctatatctatgCACATCCGACgttaaaggatgaaggaagagatgaagaaactgTTTTATTTAAATCAACCGAATAATTGCTCATTAATCTGAGTCATTCCCTCGAAGGTATTCTGTCCCCCCAATTAATGAGGGTGGTGTGGCCGCTCGCCGCCCCGGCAGGGTGGCCGGGTGGTGCGCGGTGCGTGGCGCAGGGCCACCGCGTGGTTTTACCCTGCAAGGTCGTTAGCTGCTTCACCTACTCTTCACGGGAGGGTTGGCGGGGCGGTTCCTCCTAAGGTCATTCGATACACCCCTTGCCCCCTGCCCGCTGCTACTCACCACATCCGTTTTTGTCGCCTTGGCCATCCCGGAACACACACGCCCACGACTCCGGGGACTCGCCATAACTTGTAGTAAAACTTCTTGAAGTTATTCTATTCCCAGGGATGTACATTTTTTCCTCAACGGTCCACAGGATTAATAATGCACTAAAACGAACATCTCTAGGAATTATTGCCCTTCCTCACTCGTAGGCCATGCTTTTTGTTTTATTATGGCATTCACTCGTGTCGAGAGGATTAGCGGAGCGCCTCTCAGATCCTCTGCACTGTTGATCCATTCGTGCgagacgctcacacacacacctgtattgtAGTGCACCAGCGGCGTCTGCTGCTGCGGTGAGTGACGGCTGCCTCTAATGCCTCAGCGCCCATCACCACACTTTGTCTGATGAAGTGGGGCCTCCCTGCGGACACACGCCCCCTTCCACGAGCCCTTAGAGTGAACCTTTGCCTTGCCTGAGGCTGTTTGCCGCCAGCTGAGACAGGcgtgagggaggcagggaattGTGGGTGTTTTTATCTGTCGACGAAGTGAAttgcttctttttcctcgccTCTTTTGTTCATTTACCGCACCTGTTATGTTTGATgacaagaaacagaaggaaatggaATTGTCTATTTGGCAGAGCACAACTCTTATACCGCGACATTAAGACGTGACTAGTTTCTTAGTCTTCCAGATTTGTGCCATATATACATACGagcatacatctctctctctctctctctctctctctctcacacacacacacacactctctctctctctatatatatatatatatatatatatatatatatagagatatatagagagagagagagagagagagagagagagagagagagagagagagagagagagagagagagagagagagagagagagagagagagagagagagagagagagagagagagagagagagagagagagagagagagagagagagagagagagagagagagagagagagagagagagagagagagagagagagagagagagagagagagagagagagagagagagagagagagagagagagagagagagagagagagagagagagagagagagagagagagagagagagagagagagagagagagagagagagagagagagagagagagagagagagagagagagagagagagagagagagagagagagagagagagagagagagagagagagagagagagagagagagagagagagagagagagatctttaacAACTTCCAAATTCCATTATTTTCATGATTAAACGATTCTGGAAATTGGAACGATTTCGTTGAGTGAGTTGAGAGGTGTGCTTACTCGTTCATAGTCAGATAACTGTGCATACGAAAGGTTTTTCATGTCACTACTCAGACCGTAATGGCCACCACTGCCCGTTTGTCCTTGGCATGGGTTTAGTTATAGCATTGTTTTAATGGAAATCACAATGTCGGGGGCGGGGATGTGTCGTGCGCGTGGGCGAGGGGCAGCAGCTGGGGCTCCCGTGGACTGGTCCAGCGTTACCGCTTTAGTCAGACAGACCCGTTAACGACTTGGGTCACGTCACGACGCCAAACCCTAAAGATCCCCGCTGCTCCTCGTAGGATGAAGGGGAAACATGTTCAGCCATACCCTTTCTTCTTTGATTGCCACTTTAATACAAGGGTTTTCTGTCAACggaagaggatagggaagagagaggCCTACTCCGTTGCGTTTTTCAGCGTCCCGAAAATATGTGATGTCAAAAGAAAGGCAAAAGTTAGAAGGGCAGTTTTTCGTTTTCATTCAATTTCCATTTCGTATCGCTAccagcattacacacacacacacacacacacacacacacacacacacacacacacacacacacacacatgaacatgaATGTACGCACAATAGCCTCGCTTAATCTCTGAGGATAACTTTCTTACTCGCCTGACTGGTTTCTTTTACATGTCCCTTTTCGGACCCTTTTGCGGTACTTCATAGCTCGCGGCTCTTCAGCGGTGGGAGCACTCTTACTTTCCTGCACCTGCCACTcttagtaagtagtagtagtagtagtagtagtagtagtagtagtagtagtagtagtagtagtagtagtaatagtagtaatagtagtagtagtagtagtagtagtagtagtagtagtaatagtagtagtagtagtagtagtagtagtagtaatagtagtagtagtagtagtagtagtagtagtagtagtagtagtagtagtagtagtagtagtagtagtagtagcagtagtagtggcagcaacagcagcagcagcaacagaaacAACAGTTGTAATTGttacagtaacaataataataataataataataataataataataataataataataataataataataataataataataataataataataataataatagtaatagtaataataataataataataaaaacgataataaaaataattatccaAAATAGCAACAGcaataataaagagaataaagaatcCCCGAGTTGGGCAGCCAAGACCGCACTACTCTGGCAGGGTTACACGAGAGCGCTGCTTCTCTCACCTAGAATTCGCCCTCGGCAATAACATTATCAATAATTATAGCAGCATCAACAACGATACCAACGCCTCTCCCGCTGCCTCGGAAGTAGGAAATCATCGTGTTTACAAACGCGACGTCCTTagtgtgaaggaaaagaagggcggGGCGGGTGGCTGTCGACTtgcttccctccaccaccacgaccaccaccacgaccaccaagaacaacaacagcagcaggcaCCACCTTGCGCCTCTTCCGTGCCAAGTCTCATTTATCTCGGACTGAATCTTCAAGGGCTTTGGAGGTTCATAAGGGTGATGTTCGACAGTTTGAAGGCTACAGTTTCTTATTCTAGACGTGAGCACTAACTAGATGGTGCGCCTCGACCAAGGATTCTAGACTCCTCCTTCCAAACAGATGAATATGCCCAAATAATTATGTTCTGAGTGTGTTGTATGCATGACGCTGTTTGATGAGTCGAAAACCTGGTAGGCGTTGTGTTTACATAATTTGCCGGTTATGTAAGATAAACCTATACATCTGGTGAGGATGggacaggatgtgtgtgtgtgtgtgtgtgtgtgtgtgtgtgtgtgtgtgtgtgtgtgtgtgtgtgtgtgtgtgtgtgtgtgtgtgtgtgtgtgttactcctcGCCTCTCCACATCACAGCCCCGTCACGCACCAGAAACTTAGAGTCAGAAATTATAGATCTCGCCAGTTTACACAACACAGGTAAATGGATACGAATTGATgtaaggacaggtgtgtgtgtgtgtgtgtgtgtgtgtgtgtgtgtgtgtgtgtgtgtgtgtgtgtgtgtgtgtgtgtgtgtgtgtgtgtgtgtgtgtgttgcccaagGTCTACGGCATCACCTCCctttcaggacacacacacacacacacacacacacacacacacacacacacacacacacacacactcgtgataTAGTAAAGGTCGTGCAGATTCCTCGTGAAGGACGCGACGAGCCCCGGGGTGATGGCAGGGTCAGGACGGGATACacgcaccctctccctcccccgcccccaggCACGCCTCCCTTACTCCACCGTACCTTCTACCCTATCTCTTCGACACATGCAATCACATACGCTTTCCTATACTTTCACACCCtcacccattttctttatcaacGCACCAACTCCCCTATTCTTCCTCTACACGCAGTTTTTTCTACCCTGCACTCTTCCCCGTGGTGTTAATGGCAGGGTGACTATAAGCTACGAATCCTCCAGCCCGGGTTCGCAGCTCGGCCCGGGCAGTCGAAGTGCAGCTCATCCAGGTGGTCATACTCCCTTAAggactggtggataaatgggtgcctggggaatcctgagaaaggtaaactgtggtaacccggatgttttATTGGCCCTGTGTCTCGCGGTAATGACTTCTTACCAACCACATTGACCCACCatgttgacctctctttcggccacctcttttgattcttttttaggagcagcaagtagcgggctttcttttattattgcttcctattttgtgtgcccttgagctgcctcctttcttgtaaaaaaaaaaagtctcaaaGTGCCAAtgggacggaaatgagcaccgcagccacgcgcagtaatagcgtatgccccaaatttacctttcctacccttctcctACATGCCGCCACTTACACACAAataccttcccttacccttcttctCTAATAAACTCCTTCGCTTACTTTTACTAACACACTACAACCCTTTAACAAGCACTACcgcatcctttctctccttccctccccatccctcccgcGCACCTTCCTCCTCTATCATACCGTTCATTCACTCACGTTACCAACACAGTTTAGTCTTCCCCCCTGCCCTAACgcacccttccccctcttccttaccGTTACGCAGGTACACCTCCCATCACTTACCCTTTCCTGGCTCACCCACTATTAGCAACGCCCCCTGTCCATTCTATCAGAAATGAATGAgtcttgcctctccctctcttcctcttcgcctccctCACGCACACTGTCCCTCCCACTCCGACTTttgtcccctttccctccctccttcctgctctctaCCACGCTGAAGATAAACCTCCATTACACTAAAGTTTTGTTGGCTTAATACTGCTATACACGGAAACCCCAATCCTTCTGCGGACGTGTTGGGTGTGGATGGTAGGAAGAACAGGTTTTCTCACATCCCGTTGGTGCTattaatgttgttattgttgttattgttgttgttgttgttgttgttgcctcacGCTCACTTTCATTTCCTCCGTCTACTGAGACCCGGATCATGTTCGCTCGTTGGGTTGGGTAAAGGCTTAAGCCAAGACTC
This is a stretch of genomic DNA from Eriocheir sinensis breed Jianghai 21 chromosome 10, ASM2467909v1, whole genome shotgun sequence. It encodes these proteins:
- the LOC126996418 gene encoding cell surface glycoprotein 1-like translates to MRTTVLVCWAVVGTLVVAAEATAFRYVQPVHDIAAAYENYHQLWMAEARRNSVAPMSPTQRIARPRPRMRLRKVAAAKKAEPSPVAAEKPAQEKAATETEKLMPEERAQKPMVAEKTTETQTVVEEQTPAATTELPVQTTTAVEQTTTEQVIQEEVTTQMPVEDQTAAEARVASKQVAPEQILSRPGSPTDMKNAFDSFFTRWNAERIRNSRPPVALTIPEMRRELQLQEQRRLAAQAVSSMPVDTPAATPAPEAPVDTLTKSAPAPPATPATASDAAASAAGNDWLSLAQQQGASPLIIVLQHPGAGTPVLG